In Paenibacillus sp., the sequence AGCACGTCGAACGTATAGCCCGACAGCTGCGTGGCGACACCCTGGAGCGAGCGGATTTGCCCGTTCGCGTAAACGCGGATGTTTTCCGCGACGTCCGGGGGCATGTTCACCGTCAGCGTCTCGAGCCGCGCGACAGCCTCGAGCACCAAGGCGTTCAGTTCGTTGTAGTCCAAGTTGCGGATGAGCGCGATAATTTCGGAGACGATCTTGGCGATCAATAAATAAATGATTCCGAGCACCGCCGCCACGAACGCCGTGCACGTAATCGTCCCTGCAGCGATGCGGTTCATTTTCAAATAGCGCATGATCAGCCCGTTCAGCGGTTCAAGGAAAATCGCGAACACGAGGGCCAGCAAAAACGGAGAACCGACCGTGAACAGAGCGTACAGGAACGCTAAACCAAGAGTTATAATCAGTACGTTTCTAAGCACTGCTACACCCCGATCGCTATAAAATTGCCTTGCGCTGCAAAAAATCGACGTCGCGGTAATACATATCGGCGACCAGCAGATTCGGACCGCAGCAGTTCGCCGCCGGGCAATGGCAGCTCACCTTGCGCTGCAGCGGATGCTCGGTCCATCGATCGAACAGCTCGTCAAGCGAATCGTTCTGCACGTTGCCGACCGGCGGCACGTCGGAGAAGTCGGTCACGGTGACGTCGCCCGTGAACGTATTGACGTTGAGCCGGTTGCGGCCGTCCGGATCGTTGCGGACGGTGACGTTCGGCTCGGCCGCGAGCCGCCGCACGAGCTCCCGGTCCTCCGGGCTCTGACTGCAAGCGAAGAACGGCAGCGTCCCGAACAGCATCCAGACCGAACGGTCCCGCGCGTCGAGCAGCGTCTTCACGGCGGCCCGCAGATCGTCGATCGGCAGCATCGGCAGCTTCGACGCGAAAGCGCTCGGGTACATCGGGTGCACCTCGTGCCGGCGGCAGCCCATCTCGACGACATGGCGGTGAATGTCCGCGATGGACTGATGCGTCCGGTAGTTGATCATCGATTCGGCGGAGACGAACGCGCCCCCGTCCGCGAGCTTGCGCGCGTTCTCGATCATGCGGTCGTACATGCGCGAAGCAGTTTCGAGCCCGATCGAGCGGCCGGCGTTCGCGAAGCCGATCCGGTGGAAATCTTCCGGGCCCAAATAGTTATACGAAATGTGGAACACGTCGATATAAGGAGCAAGCGTCTCGTACCGACCGAAATCGAGCGTCAGATTCGTATTGATTTGCGTGCGGACGCCGCGGCTCTTCGCGTACTGCAGCAGCGGCACGATATAATCTCGCATCGATTCCGCGTCGTACGACGGTTCGCCGCCGGTGACGCTGATCGTCTCGAGCCGCTCGACTTCGTCAAGCCGCTTCAGCACCGTCTCAAGCGGAATGCGCGGGCCTTCCTTCTGCACCAGCGCGTCGCCGACGGCGCAATGCTCGCAGCGCATATTGCATAAATTCGTAACGGTAAATTCCACGCTCGTGAGCACATGTCTGCCGTACCGTTCCAACGAACGGATCGGATCCCAAGGGTCTAGCAATCGTTGTACGTTCATATTACACCTCGTATTTTATTGTACCTGAAACGAAACGATTTTGGAAACCAAACCGATACGTTGACATATCGGGCGCGGCGGCGCATCGCTTCCGCGTTCTTCGGAGCCGTCGCCGAAAAATACGAAAGCTCCGGTTCTTGGAACCGGAGCTTAGCCGCGTTACGCGCTGATTTCGGGGAACGAGACGTTCACGTCTTGGATATAAACGGTCAGCGATTTGGATAAATCCACTTCGTACGGCGCGACGCGGCGCCCTTCCCCGTCGTACAGCACCCGAACGACCGGCCGCTGCGGCGAGACCGCGTTCACGTCGACGACGACGCCGATTTCGCCCCCGTTCAGACCGACGAGCATCCCGATCGGGTAGATGGCGACTTTATCGCGGAACATTTCGATTTTGGACAAGTCGTACAGCGTGCCCGCGCCGGCGTACAGCCGCTCCATCGCTTCGTGCGGCAGCATCGCGTTCCGGTATACCCGGTGCGTCGTCATGGCGTCGTACGAATCCGCGAGCGCGACCCATTGGGCGTACTCTTGGATCTCGCTGCCCGCGATGCCCCGGGGATAACCCGTGCCGTCCAGCCGCTCGTGATGCTGCAGGGCGATATGAGCCGACAATAGCGGCACGTTGGGCTCGTCCTTCAGCATTTTGAAGCCGACCGTCGTGTGCGTCTTGATCAGTTCGAACTCTTCCTGCGTCAAACGGGAGGGCTTCAGCAACACGTCCTGCGGGAGCGCCGTTTTGCCGATGTCGTGGAGCAGCGCGCCCAGCGCAAGGGTGTACAGCTCGCTCCGTCCGTAACCGTACGCTTGCCCGAGAATGGATGAATAAATGCAGACGTTCACGGAATGCTGGAACAAATAATGGTCCGAGGCGTGAATGTTGACGAGCATCAGCATCGCGTCGCTGCTAGCGGTGATGTCGTCCAAAATCATGTCGATGACGGAGCGGAACGCGCGTCCGAGCTGCAGCCCGTTGACGGAGCGCTTCCGCATCGCGTTGTCCATGAGATGGCGGAATTGCGTCCGCACTTCGTTGACCGCGCGAGCCCTCGTTTCTTGGGAGACGATGTCCCGGAACACCAAATCCTCCGTACGCTCATCCTCTACATATATGAAACGGATGCCGAACCTCTCGAGCCGGGCCAGCATCGATTCCGTCAGCTCCATGCGCGCCCCCAGCAGGACGAGCCCGTCGTCGCTGAAGATCGCCTTCCCGAGCCGCATGCCCGGCTTACACAACTGCACTGGCAATAAAAGCATACCGTTCCCTCGCTTTAGTTTCAGGTCTGGATTCGCCCGGTTCGCCCGATGGAACGGCTGCTGCCGGCTTCAGTCGGCCGGCCGATATCTCGGCCGCTCGGCTTCCGCGATCCACTTCTCCGCCATCGGCGAGGAGAGCGCCCCCGCCAGCAAATCCCTTATAAATTCCGGAAGGTGGTACACGATTTGTTCCCCTTCCGCCATCGATTCGTAACCGACCTTGAACGTAAACATGTCGATCGTGCCGACGCGGTACAGCCGGTCGTCGTCGAGCGGCTCGCCGCCGACGCGGACCGCCGACACGCGGGCATCCCCGCCGGCGCGCGCGACGTCCACCTCGACGCCGTCCAAGCAGAGCGCGCCGAGCACTTTGCCGCGGAAGCCGAAGCCGCGCACCGTCATCCCGCGGCGCTCCGCGTCGAGCGATTGCTCGATCGCCCGCCGCAGCGACGCGCCGCGCAGCAGCATGACGCACGGGTTGATCGGATGCGGGCAGATCGCGTGCACCGCCGCCGCGGTCACGTCGCCGCTCGGCAAGCCGCCGAGCAGCTGCCCGGCGTTGACGACGCCGATCTCGGCGCCGCAGTGGCGGCGCAGCGCCATCGCCAGCAAATTGCCGAGCGGCGATTCCCGATCCTCCGCGGCGTCGAGCGGCCGAGGAAGCCGCGCCACGACCCGGTTCATCGCCGCGGCGGCCGCCGCGGCGTGCCGGGCGATCGTCCCCGCGATCGCCGGATCCGGCTTCGCGTCCGACACGTCCTCCGCCCCGCCGGCGCAGTGCGCCACGCGCCGCGTCCGCCGATCGACGTGCAGGCGGGCGACGCCGACGTGCGTGCCGAACTTCCCGGCAGCCCCGATATATGTATCGCCGATCCGCTCCAGCTCCGTCATCAAATGATGCGTATGCCCGCCCAGAATGAGGTCGATCCCCGGCACCGTCTCCGCCAGCAAGCGATCGTGCATCAAGCCCAGGTGGCTGAGCGCGACGACGACGTCCGCCGCTTCCTCCCGCCGCAGCCGCTCCACCTGCTCCCGCGCCGCCGCGTACGGATCCGTCGCCTCCCAGCCGAGCTCCTTGTAGAAATCGTTGTACGCCGCGGTCAAGCCGAAAATGCCGAACCGGATGCCCTCGCGCACGAGGACGTGCCGCGGGCGGATCCACGCCCCCGCGGCCGAACCGGCCGCGGGCCGCAAATTGGCGACGACCGTCGGGAAGGCGGCGCGCCCGTACAACGTCCCCAGCGTCTCCGCCGAGAACGTCAGCCCCTCGTTGTTGCCCGGCACGGCCGCGTCGTAGCCGGTCGCGTTCATCACGTCGATGTTCGCTTCGCCCATCGTTCCCTCGGTTTCGAGGCGCACTCGATCCATGTGATCGCCGATATCGAAACGGAGCAGCCGCTCCGGCGGCTGCTCCCGTTCATAGGCTTCGAAGAACGAACGAATGCGCGGCATCGACTCGAATACGCTGTGCAGATCATTCGTGTGCAAAATTACGAACTCGATCCTATCGTTCATGCTTCCCTCCGCCGTGTAACGCCGCTCTCAGCCTAGCGGCTTTGCATCCACCTTGTTCTCATCAGTCTAGCATATTTTTCTATCCTTTAACATGGGGACGGCCGTTGATATAATATAGGAAAACGCTCGCACAAAGGGGAATGCGCATGACCGAAGCCATGTTCGTCATTACGGAAGAGCCGATCGACGTCGCCGCCGTTTGCGCCAAGGCGATCGCGCCGGAGCAGGGCGCCACGCTCGCGTTCGTCGGCACGACGCGCGAATGGACGCACGGCAAGCGCACCGTGCTGCTGGAATACGAAGCCTACGCTCCGATGGCGATCAAAGCCATGGAGCAGATCGGCGAGGAAATCGCGGCGCGCTGGCCCGGCGCCCGCTGCGCGATCACGCACCGGATCGGCCGCGTCGACATCGCCGAGGCGAGCGTCGTCATCGCCGTATCCGCCCCGCATCGGGACGTGTGCTACGAGGCGAGCCGCCACGCGATCGAACGGTTGAAACAGATCGTGCCGATCTGGAAGAAGGAAGTATGGGAAGACGGCACGGAATGGAAGGGCGCGCAAACCGGCCCTTGGAATCCGCTCGCCTAACGAACGCGCGGCGCGCCCCGGATGCCGATTCCTCTCGGCCCGGGGCGCGCCGTTTTCGCGTCCGCAGCGTTCAATACGCGACTCGCTTCGCCCGAATGAACGTCCTTTTCCAATAAGCTTTGTTGATGCTGCCGATCTGAACGCCGTTCTTCGGCGCCGAGTTCGCGTGGATCATTTTGCCGCCGCCGAGGTAGATCCCCACATGCCCGACCGTCTTGTTCGTCTTAAACCGGCCCGGCACGTAGAAAAACAGCAGATCGCCCTTGCGCAAGCTTTTGCGCGATACCGTCCTGCCGACGCGAGCCTGCGCCCGGGACGTCCGCGGCAGGTCGATGCCGTATTTGCCGTATACGTATTGCGTGAAGGAGGAGCAGTCGAACCGGTTCGTTCGCGGGTACGGTTTGGCGCCGAACTTGTATTTCACGCCCATATACCGATTCGCCGTCCGCAGCAGCGCGTTGATGTTGATGTTTTTGAGCGCCGGCACGGCCTCCGGGTCCGCCGCGGCCGCCTCGAGCGACGGCAGCGCGGGCGCCAGCGCTTCTCCGCCCGCGAACGCGCCTTCCGCGTCTTCCCCTTTGAACGGATCGTTCGGATCGTCGGCGAAATCGAGCGACGGATCGACGTCCGCGTCTTCTCCCTCCGGGTCTCCTTCGACCGTCGTATCCGACGGATAGATGAGGAGGCCGGTTTTCCCGGGCTCGGCCACCAGTTCCTCGTCGAATAGGTCGAGCACGCTCGACACCGGGATCATCAGCGAGCCGTTAATCATTTTCGGCGCGGCCGGCAGCTGGAACGGTTCGCCCTCCGCCTCGGCCTGCGTGCTGCCCGGCGTCAACCGGAACTGCACGTCCTTGTCGCCGATCTCGCGCGCTCCCTGCGCGTCCGTCTCGTAATGCTCGAACTGCATCAGCTTGACGAGCTGATCCAAAGAAACATACTTTTCTCCGCCGTCTCTTACGTAAGACAACGTCACCGGCCGATGTCGATCGACGGTTTGCGTCTGCAGCGCGCCGAACCCCGCCCCGTTCCCCGCGTTGAGCGGGCGAACCGGCAGCGTCGGGAACGGCGATCGCGGATCGTCGGCGTCGATCAGCGGCCCGCCCTTCCGCGCGTCGCCGGCGCGCTCCCGGGCCGTCGACATCGGCGTGCGAGCTCCCGCCGCGCCGAGCGCCGAGACGCCGCCTTCCGTCCCCCTCGCCGGGCCGCCCTCGTTCGCTCCCGCGCCGCAAGCCGTCACCGCCAAGGCGACCGCCAGCGCGAGCGACGTCGTTTTCCAAAGGCGCATCATCGAAGCACCCATCTCCTTTTGGTGGTATGAATCAGTAAAGCGTCGTTCGGAAATAGGGTGAGATACACCGGCCCAAAATATGCAATCGTTCGGGATCGTGCCGGTCCCGAACGGGGTATGCTATGATAAGAACGAACGACAAACTATGGAAAACGCGGAAGGAGGGGCGTACATGCGCAACACTTCGTCGACCGCCGCGCTGGCGCTCGGCATCGCCGCTTGCATGTGCAACCTGATCATCGTCCTGCTCCCGATCGGCATCCTGCTCGGCATCGCGGCGATCGTCGTCGCTTTGGCGGGCTCGTCCCGTTCGAGGGGAGAAGGAAGACCGGCCCTCGCGCTGTCGGCCGTTTCGTTCTTGATCGCCGCCGTATGGGCCCTGACCGCCGCGGCGATGTTCTGGATCGATCCGACGCTGCTCGCCTGATCACGCCAAAAACCCGCCCGCGCCGATGGCGGCGCAGGCGGGTCGCAGCATTACGGGTCCCGCTTCTCGATCGTGTTCTTGACGCCCGAATACGCGCCGATCGCCGACAGCCCCATCACGAGGCCCGCCAGCGCCGCTTGCTTCGGATCGTGCGGCGCAACGTAGACGAAACCGCCGATCAGACCGAGCGCCAGCGCGACGGCCGGCTGATACCGCGGTCCGACGCCCAGCTTCGTCGCCACCCCGACGAGCGCGACGATCAACGGAATCAAAGCAATGTCATAGGCTTGGAACTCCATGACTCGCTTCACCTCCCCTTCCGTACAACCTATGCGGGAAGAGGACCATCGGCGTGGGCCAAAGGTGCGGCGGGTTACTTCGAAGAGCGCCGTCTGGCGTAAGCCCGGACGCTGTTGAACAAATACGACGACGACGTGACGATCATTAAGATGCCGACGAAGAAAGGCCAACCGGTGCTCGTAAACAAATGATACAAGCCCTGCGGCCATAACACGAGCGCGATCACGATGGACATCACCAAATCCCGCATGAATCGCATCCCCCTTATACGAACTTCGCAATAGGCCGGAAGACGAAATGCCGCGACTGGGAACTTTTACTCTTTCTTCCATCTTAGAACAGAAAGACGCCCGAAGCAATGCCCGTGTTACCCGGTCACCCTCGCGACGCCTAAGGCGAAATGATGCCATAAAATATGTTCCACTTGATCGCCCATCGACTCTTCGCACTCCACGATCAAAATGACCTCGGAGTTTTTCCCGCGCAGCAGACGCGCTTTCTGCTTGATGACCTTATAATAAAACAGGTCGATCAA encodes:
- the yfkAB gene encoding radical SAM/CxCxxxxC motif protein YfkAB, encoding MNVQRLLDPWDPIRSLERYGRHVLTSVEFTVTNLCNMRCEHCAVGDALVQKEGPRIPLETVLKRLDEVERLETISVTGGEPSYDAESMRDYIVPLLQYAKSRGVRTQINTNLTLDFGRYETLAPYIDVFHISYNYLGPEDFHRIGFANAGRSIGLETASRMYDRMIENARKLADGGAFVSAESMINYRTHQSIADIHRHVVEMGCRRHEVHPMYPSAFASKLPMLPIDDLRAAVKTLLDARDRSVWMLFGTLPFFACSQSPEDRELVRRLAAEPNVTVRNDPDGRNRLNVNTFTGDVTVTDFSDVPPVGNVQNDSLDELFDRWTEHPLQRKVSCHCPAANCCGPNLLVADMYYRDVDFLQRKAIL
- a CDS encoding HD-GYP domain-containing protein translates to MLLLPVQLCKPGMRLGKAIFSDDGLVLLGARMELTESMLARLERFGIRFIYVEDERTEDLVFRDIVSQETRARAVNEVRTQFRHLMDNAMRKRSVNGLQLGRAFRSVIDMILDDITASSDAMLMLVNIHASDHYLFQHSVNVCIYSSILGQAYGYGRSELYTLALGALLHDIGKTALPQDVLLKPSRLTQEEFELIKTHTTVGFKMLKDEPNVPLLSAHIALQHHERLDGTGYPRGIAGSEIQEYAQWVALADSYDAMTTHRVYRNAMLPHEAMERLYAGAGTLYDLSKIEMFRDKVAIYPIGMLVGLNGGEIGVVVDVNAVSPQRPVVRVLYDGEGRRVAPYEVDLSKSLTVYIQDVNVSFPEISA
- a CDS encoding bifunctional UDP-sugar hydrolase/5'-nucleotidase, yielding MNDRIEFVILHTNDLHSVFESMPRIRSFFEAYEREQPPERLLRFDIGDHMDRVRLETEGTMGEANIDVMNATGYDAAVPGNNEGLTFSAETLGTLYGRAAFPTVVANLRPAAGSAAGAWIRPRHVLVREGIRFGIFGLTAAYNDFYKELGWEATDPYAAAREQVERLRREEAADVVVALSHLGLMHDRLLAETVPGIDLILGGHTHHLMTELERIGDTYIGAAGKFGTHVGVARLHVDRRTRRVAHCAGGAEDVSDAKPDPAIAGTIARHAAAAAAAMNRVVARLPRPLDAAEDRESPLGNLLAMALRRHCGAEIGVVNAGQLLGGLPSGDVTAAAVHAICPHPINPCVMLLRGASLRRAIEQSLDAERRGMTVRGFGFRGKVLGALCLDGVEVDVARAGGDARVSAVRVGGEPLDDDRLYRVGTIDMFTFKVGYESMAEGEQIVYHLPEFIRDLLAGALSSPMAEKWIAEAERPRYRPAD
- a CDS encoding NlpC/P60 family protein, with amino-acid sequence MMRLWKTTSLALAVALAVTACGAGANEGGPARGTEGGVSALGAAGARTPMSTARERAGDARKGGPLIDADDPRSPFPTLPVRPLNAGNGAGFGALQTQTVDRHRPVTLSYVRDGGEKYVSLDQLVKLMQFEHYETDAQGAREIGDKDVQFRLTPGSTQAEAEGEPFQLPAAPKMINGSLMIPVSSVLDLFDEELVAEPGKTGLLIYPSDTTVEGDPEGEDADVDPSLDFADDPNDPFKGEDAEGAFAGGEALAPALPSLEAAAADPEAVPALKNININALLRTANRYMGVKYKFGAKPYPRTNRFDCSSFTQYVYGKYGIDLPRTSRAQARVGRTVSRKSLRKGDLLFFYVPGRFKTNKTVGHVGIYLGGGKMIHANSAPKNGVQIGSINKAYWKRTFIRAKRVAY